In a single window of the Dreissena polymorpha isolate Duluth1 chromosome 3, UMN_Dpol_1.0, whole genome shotgun sequence genome:
- the LOC127874212 gene encoding putative methyltransferase-like protein 7A has protein sequence MAAEDAAIQQYVLKVGSVLAVVGLLWYYRRMIQQKLFAWFMNKITKRTNRAFYKYKKKVFASVHNYQQAKNRDLSILEVGAGSAANLQFFPVNTELTCLDPNTNFVGYIKSNLEKCNKVVSAEIVQGYAEDMPFKSDTFDVVVSTLVLCSVKDVEKSLREIKRVLKPGGMFVFLEHVADQPKTFIWYSQRFMNPLHRTFADGCETMRNTDQVIANAGFKKVNIDNFKAKGLPFWLRPCIVGTASKLDHST, from the exons ATGGCTGCAGAAGACGCTGCTATTcaacaatatgttttaaaagtcGGATCCGTATTGGCCGTCGTTGGACTCCTATGGTATTATAGACGAATGATTCAACAAAAGCTGTTCGCATGGTTCATGAATAAAATCACGAAAAGGACCAATCGGGCATtctacaaatacaaaaaaaaggtTTTTGCTAGTGTACACAATTATCAACAAGCCAAAAACAGGGATCTCAGCATTCTAGAAGTTGGCGCTGGTTCGGCAGCCAATCTACAGTTCTTTCCAGTGAATACAGAACTGACGTGCCTAGATCCCAATACAAACTTCGTTGGATACATAAAAAGCAACTTGGAAAAATGTAATAAAGTTGTATCAGCGGAGATTGTGCAGGGTTATGCAGAAGATATGCCATTCAAAAGCGATACATTTGATGTTGTAGTCAGCACATTGGTTCTGTGCTCAGTCAAAGACGTGGAAAAGTCACTGAGGGAAATAAAACGCGTATTGAAACCA GGAGGAATGTTTGTATTCTTGGAGCATGTGGCTGACCAACCAAAGACGTTTATCTGGTATTCACAAAGATTCATGAATCCACTGCACCGAACATTTGCGGACGGATGTGAAACAATGAGAAATACTGATCAGGTGATTGCAAATGCTGGTTTCAAGAAAGTAAACATTGACAATTTCAAGGCAAAAGGATTGCCATTTTGGTTAAGACCATGCATTGTTGGAACTGCAAGCAAGTTAGATCATTCAACTTGA
- the LOC127874213 gene encoding dynein light chain Tctex-type 5-A-like yields MKESATHRKRTKSEADSHKGGEIKDSQKTKSGTQSQHSSQHGGQHGGAHHKGDHSHKSETARQRKVSRVEHGHHMEYDGDHHPSHGYRQRTNTMMSREGHSTHHASDRRSVGTTEGTPAIIYYENTYKLTPDFKIQESKIKDIIKNVLAEQITEKNYDASHCGSKCKLISEIMKERVKKLELPRFKIVCMATIGQLFDQSMLVTSRCLWDQRFDNVVSAELRKGDIVAVGMVFAVYAE; encoded by the coding sequence ATGAAGGAATCTGCAACACATCGTAAAAGAACAAAATCTGAAGCCGACAGCCACAAAGGCGGTGAAATTAAGGACAGTCAGAAAACAAAAAGCGGTACACAGTCACAGCACAGCAGCCAACATGGCGGCCAACATGGCGGTGCCCATCACAAGGGAGACCACTCTCATAAGAGCGAAACTGCTCGACAAAGAAAGGTTAGCCGAGTTGAGCACGGTCACCATATGGAATACGACGGAGACCATCACCCATCCCACGGCTACCGCCAGCGAACAAACACGATGATGTCAAGGGAAGGTCACTCAACCCACCACGCAAGCGATAGGCGAAGTGTTGGCACAACGGAAGGAACGCCTGCTATAATTTACTACGAGAATACTTACAAACTGACGCCCGACTTTAAGATCCAAGAGAGTAAAATCAAAGACATTATCAAGAATGTTTTAGCGGAACAGATCACAGAAAAGAATTACGATGCAAGCCATTGTGGTTCCAAGTGCAAGTTGATAAGTGAAATCATGAAAGAACGAGTGAAGAAATTAGAGCTGCCGAGATTCAAAATAGTTTGTATGGCAACGATTGGTCAGCTGTTCGACCAGTCTATGTTGGTGACGTCACGATGTCTGTGGGACCAACGCTTTGATAACGTAGTAAGCGCAGAGCTGAGGAAGGGGGATATTGTTGCTGTTGGAATGGTGTTTGCCGTGTACGCcgaataa